A window of the Oscillospiraceae bacterium genome harbors these coding sequences:
- the dapF gene encoding diaminopimelate epimerase, whose amino-acid sequence MKFTKMQGIGNDYIYINCFQETVKDPSALSIRLSDRHFGIGSDGIILIKPSERADCEMDIYNADGSRAMMCGNGVRCVGKYVYDRGICRKNPLRVDTQSGVKTLYLQVENDQVQSVRVDMGEPILVPAEIPVKLPGTRAIDVPYTVGGREERITCVSMGNPHCVVFVPDVDVLDLPKIGPAFEHAEIFPQRVNTEFIEVRSNTEVKMRVWERGSGETLACGTGACASAVACALNGKTGRSVLLHLRGGDLHVTWDEKTGRVFMQGPAAFVFDGTIEV is encoded by the coding sequence ATGAAGTTTACAAAAATGCAGGGAATCGGCAACGATTATATCTATATCAACTGCTTTCAAGAAACCGTAAAGGACCCGTCCGCACTGAGCATTCGCCTGAGTGATCGCCATTTTGGTATTGGCTCTGACGGTATTATCCTTATCAAGCCGAGCGAGAGAGCCGACTGTGAAATGGATATTTACAATGCAGACGGCTCCCGTGCAATGATGTGCGGCAACGGCGTGCGCTGTGTTGGCAAGTATGTCTATGACCGTGGCATTTGCCGTAAGAACCCCTTGCGGGTTGATACACAAAGCGGGGTCAAAACGCTGTACTTGCAGGTAGAGAATGACCAGGTGCAGTCGGTGCGGGTCGATATGGGCGAACCAATTTTAGTGCCTGCAGAGATCCCTGTGAAACTGCCAGGCACGCGCGCAATCGACGTTCCTTATACTGTGGGCGGTAGAGAAGAGCGCATTACCTGTGTTTCCATGGGCAACCCGCACTGCGTTGTGTTTGTGCCGGATGTCGATGTGCTGGACCTGCCCAAAATCGGGCCTGCGTTTGAGCACGCGGAAATTTTTCCGCAGCGTGTCAATACGGAATTTATTGAGGTACGCAGCAATACAGAAGTGAAGATGCGCGTATGGGAGCGCGGCTCCGGTGAAACGCTTGCCTGCGGCACGGGCGCGTGTGCGTCTGCGGTGGCGTGTGCGCTGAATGGAAAAACTGGCCGCAGCGTGCTGCTGCATTTGCGCGGTGGCGACCTGCACGTCACATGGGACGAAAAGACCGGCCGTGTTTTCATGCAGGGTCCGGCGGCATTTGTCTTTGATGGTACGATAGAGGTATAA
- a CDS encoding 23S rRNA (pseudouridine(1915)-N(3))-methyltransferase RlmH produces the protein MQKVQIVCIGSLKENYWRQACAEYEKRLRSFAQFSITELPESRLPDSPSQAQIDTALQKEGKHILSACGSGAVVPLCIEGREMDSPALARFLQEAAVHDAGQVSFVIGSSFGLALQVKQAGRLRLSMSPMTFPHQLARVMLCEQIYRAYQILNHGKYHK, from the coding sequence GTGCAGAAAGTGCAGATCGTCTGTATCGGCTCGCTTAAAGAAAACTATTGGCGGCAGGCCTGCGCAGAGTACGAGAAGCGGCTGCGCTCGTTTGCGCAGTTTTCTATTACGGAACTGCCGGAAAGCCGCCTGCCAGATTCCCCATCGCAGGCACAGATTGACACAGCTCTGCAAAAAGAGGGAAAGCACATCCTTTCCGCATGCGGCAGCGGAGCAGTGGTTCCACTGTGTATTGAGGGCAGGGAAATGGATTCGCCCGCACTTGCGCGCTTTTTGCAGGAAGCTGCCGTGCATGATGCAGGGCAGGTTTCGTTTGTCATCGGCAGCAGTTTTGGTCTTGCGCTGCAGGTAAAGCAGGCAGGCCGTCTGCGGCTCTCTATGTCGCCCATGACTTTCCCGCACCAGTTGGCTCGGGTCATGCTGTGTGAGCAGATTTACCGGGCTTATCAGATATTAAATCACGGAAAATACCATAAATAA
- a CDS encoding MBL fold metallo-hydrolase encodes MAVFCPLFSGSSGNSYYIGSADEGILVDAGRSAKQIREKLDACGIAQKAVHAIFVTHEHTDHIKGLRVLASRMEVPVYGSAGTLQALQKMSVLNGKFPAYVVGKEGVACAGMRIRPFHTSHDCAEGYGYCVETADAHQVAFATDLGYFSDEVRSSITGAELVVLESNHDVGMLQNGPYPYPLKRRILSDRGHLSNAACSEAVTGLVHSGTAHIFLAHLSKENNTPELARTTSLCALTQMGAQDGRDFLLEVAPRENPGKVTVF; translated from the coding sequence ATGGCAGTATTTTGTCCGCTTTTTAGCGGCAGCAGCGGAAACAGTTATTACATAGGTTCTGCAGATGAGGGCATTTTGGTCGATGCTGGGCGCAGTGCAAAGCAGATTCGGGAAAAACTGGATGCTTGCGGCATTGCGCAGAAAGCAGTGCACGCAATTTTTGTGACACATGAACATACAGACCATATCAAGGGTCTGCGTGTTCTGGCCTCGCGCATGGAGGTACCCGTGTATGGCTCAGCAGGTACTTTGCAGGCGCTGCAGAAAATGAGTGTGCTCAATGGCAAATTCCCTGCGTATGTGGTTGGCAAAGAGGGAGTGGCCTGCGCAGGTATGCGTATTCGTCCATTTCACACGTCGCACGACTGCGCCGAGGGCTATGGCTACTGCGTAGAGACAGCTGATGCACACCAGGTGGCCTTTGCCACTGATTTGGGCTATTTTTCTGACGAAGTGCGCAGCAGTATTACCGGTGCAGAGCTGGTTGTGCTGGAGTCGAATCATGATGTCGGTATGCTGCAGAATGGGCCGTATCCCTATCCGCTCAAGAGGCGGATTTTATCAGATCGCGGTCATCTTTCCAATGCGGCCTGCTCTGAGGCAGTCACCGGCCTGGTGCACAGCGGCACAGCGCACATTTTCTTAGCACATCTCAGCAAAGAGAACAATACACCGGAACTGGCGCGCACAACCAGCCTGTGTGCGCTTACCCAGATGGGTGCACAGGACGGCCGGGACTTTTTACTGGAAGTGGCCCCGCGTGAAAACCCGGGAAAGGTGACGGTGTTTTAG
- a CDS encoding UDP-N-acetylglucosamine 1-carboxyvinyltransferase has protein sequence MDKFLINGGNQLKGQIRISGAKNAAIAIIPAVLLCDDACRIENVPNITDVNAMIHILHEMGVDVRWINRSTLIIDPRSLSTYVASYELARQMRGSYYLLGALLGRCHHAIVSMPGGCNFGVRPIDLHLKGFAALGATHTVEGGMVNVSAKELHGSNIYLDVVSVGATINIMLAAVKATGVTVIENAAKEPHIVDLANFLNSMGADIRGAGTDVIKIYGVKHLHGVTYSIIPDQIEAGTYMVAGAATHGDVTVTNVIPKHLESIMAKLEEVGLEITEYDEAVRVRYVGQLNKCNIKTMPHPGFPTDMQPQITALLSIAKGTSIVNESVWDNRFRYVEELKRMGAQISVNGRLAVVEGVESLTAAPVKATDLRAGAAMVIAALSAKGTTEIEQIRNIERGYENIVDKLQSVGADIRRVTVKDNAEEQEAG, from the coding sequence TTGGATAAGTTCTTAATAAATGGCGGCAACCAGCTGAAGGGGCAGATCAGAATCAGCGGCGCAAAAAATGCAGCGATTGCGATTATCCCCGCGGTCCTTCTTTGTGATGATGCCTGCCGTATAGAAAATGTTCCGAATATTACCGATGTTAATGCGATGATTCATATTCTGCACGAAATGGGTGTGGATGTGCGCTGGATCAACCGCTCTACTTTAATTATCGACCCGCGCTCGCTGAGCACTTATGTGGCTTCTTATGAGCTTGCGCGCCAAATGCGCGGCTCTTATTATCTTTTGGGTGCCCTTTTAGGGCGCTGCCACCATGCAATCGTTTCCATGCCGGGTGGGTGCAACTTTGGCGTGCGCCCCATCGACCTGCATTTGAAAGGCTTTGCTGCTTTGGGCGCAACGCATACGGTTGAGGGCGGCATGGTCAATGTTTCCGCAAAAGAGCTGCATGGAAGCAATATCTACCTGGATGTTGTTTCTGTGGGCGCGACTATCAATATCATGCTGGCGGCGGTAAAAGCTACCGGTGTTACTGTGATTGAAAATGCGGCAAAAGAGCCGCATATTGTCGACCTGGCAAACTTTCTCAACTCTATGGGTGCAGATATCCGCGGCGCCGGCACTGATGTTATTAAAATTTATGGTGTCAAGCATCTGCATGGTGTCACGTATTCCATTATTCCTGACCAGATTGAAGCAGGTACCTATATGGTAGCGGGCGCTGCAACCCACGGCGATGTAACGGTGACCAATGTCATCCCCAAGCATCTGGAGTCTATTATGGCCAAACTTGAGGAAGTCGGCCTGGAAATCACCGAGTACGACGAAGCGGTGCGGGTGCGTTATGTTGGCCAGCTGAATAAGTGTAATATTAAAACAATGCCGCACCCCGGTTTCCCAACGGATATGCAGCCGCAGATTACGGCACTGCTCTCCATTGCAAAGGGAACCAGTATTGTAAACGAAAGCGTATGGGACAACCGTTTCCGGTATGTCGAGGAATTAAAGCGCATGGGCGCGCAGATTTCTGTAAATGGCCGCCTTGCTGTGGTAGAGGGAGTCGAAAGCTTGACTGCTGCACCGGTAAAGGCAACCGACCTGCGCGCGGGTGCAGCCATGGTCATTGCGGCGCTCTCTGCCAAAGGAACAACAGAGATTGAGCAGATTCGCAATATTGAGCGCGGCTATGAAAATATTGTAGATAAACTGCAGAGCGTTGGGGCGGATATTCGGCGTGTTACCGTCAAAGATAATGCAGAAGAGCAGGAAGCTGGATAA
- a CDS encoding M23 family metallopeptidase: MQEDQKKQEKKISLPEKKSLLPQVYTASSRAKHTARFLLPAVALFVTAGAAYGAHSLWDETTQAASVQLRSASPFVQNMSSVRPAQQFELRFALTDNAAEQQKSASTVQMFAVNTPKQKQAATGLYVDGTFVGAVTDSAKLQTMLNTLLANEQVSTGGKNAVFLSQMKLVPGEYDTASIVTDDAMQVLLSGEKAKTKTYTVAKGDTADSIAKKNGLTPARLAEVNLGTNMKTLQPGDVIQLEPRKKLVSIKTVGSQTVSQALPYAKKTVSSASLYQGQTTVQTKGANGKKTTTYQITYVDGIETARSTSAVQTANPVDEVTAKGTKVHPVVTAAAGTATGSFLWPVPTLTSITSGYAARWGKFHYGLDISGSDAMGQPIYAADGGTVQVAGYDEGGYGNYIMIDHGNGFCSIYGHASKLLVAQGAKVAQGQLIALVGSTGHSTGAHCHFEVHKNGEKIDPTNLVNADSAKAVSYLGQKLTAEQITAMSTAAQNTAKTSLASYQKSATVLSTK; the protein is encoded by the coding sequence ATGCAGGAAGATCAGAAAAAACAAGAGAAAAAGATTTCGCTGCCAGAGAAGAAATCTCTTTTGCCACAGGTGTATACGGCTTCTTCCCGAGCGAAACATACAGCACGCTTTTTGCTGCCGGCAGTGGCACTTTTTGTGACTGCCGGTGCGGCATATGGCGCGCATTCTTTGTGGGACGAAACGACACAGGCTGCCAGCGTGCAGCTGCGCAGCGCATCTCCTTTTGTACAGAATATGTCGTCTGTGCGGCCGGCTCAGCAGTTTGAGCTGCGCTTTGCCTTGACCGATAATGCCGCCGAACAACAGAAGAGCGCTTCTACTGTGCAGATGTTTGCAGTCAATACGCCAAAACAAAAACAGGCGGCTACAGGCCTTTATGTAGATGGAACCTTTGTCGGTGCAGTAACAGACAGCGCAAAACTGCAGACTATGCTGAATACCCTTTTAGCGAATGAGCAGGTCAGTACCGGCGGAAAAAATGCTGTATTTTTAAGCCAGATGAAATTGGTGCCTGGTGAGTATGACACCGCCAGCATTGTGACGGATGATGCCATGCAGGTGCTGCTTTCCGGCGAAAAAGCAAAGACCAAAACGTATACCGTGGCAAAGGGCGACACTGCAGATTCTATTGCAAAAAAGAATGGCCTGACGCCGGCAAGGCTTGCAGAAGTAAACCTTGGCACAAATATGAAGACATTGCAGCCCGGAGACGTTATTCAGCTGGAGCCGCGCAAAAAACTCGTTTCTATCAAGACAGTTGGAAGCCAAACCGTTTCTCAGGCGTTGCCCTACGCGAAAAAGACAGTTTCGTCCGCTTCTCTTTACCAGGGGCAGACAACTGTACAGACAAAAGGTGCCAATGGCAAAAAGACAACAACCTATCAAATTACGTATGTCGACGGAATTGAAACGGCACGCAGTACGTCTGCGGTGCAGACTGCCAATCCGGTAGATGAAGTAACCGCAAAGGGGACAAAAGTGCATCCTGTTGTCACGGCGGCAGCGGGTACTGCAACCGGCAGCTTTTTGTGGCCGGTCCCAACACTTACCAGCATTACTTCCGGCTATGCTGCGCGGTGGGGCAAGTTCCACTATGGCCTTGATATTTCCGGCAGCGACGCTATGGGCCAGCCAATCTATGCGGCCGACGGCGGCACCGTACAGGTTGCCGGCTATGATGAGGGCGGCTACGGCAATTATATTATGATTGACCACGGCAACGGTTTCTGCAGCATTTACGGCCACGCCAGTAAGCTGCTGGTAGCGCAGGGCGCAAAAGTCGCACAGGGTCAGTTGATTGCACTGGTTGGCAGCACCGGCCACTCTACCGGTGCCCACTGCCACTTTGAGGTGCATAAAAATGGAGAAAAAATTGATCCGACCAATTTGGTAAATGCCGACTCTGCCAAGGCAGTGTCTTATCTAGGGCAAAAGCTTACAGCAGAGCAGATTACCGCGATGTCAACGGCTGCACAAAACACAGCGAAAACATCACTTGCGTCATATCAAAAGAGCGCGACTGTTCTATCCACAAAATAA
- a CDS encoding S-ribosylhomocysteine lyase, which produces MRRIASFCVNHNTLTPGIYTSRIDGDITTYDIRMRTPNQPPFLPQAALHTIEHLFATAARNSRFGDRVIYFGPMGCRTGFYLLVRSMSQQDAITLIQESFQQIADWKGEIPGAKKAECGNYLEHDLAGAVKEAKAFLPIIAKWQPADLAYRP; this is translated from the coding sequence ATGAGAAGAATTGCAAGTTTTTGTGTGAACCATAATACCTTAACGCCCGGCATTTATACTTCCCGTATCGACGGCGATATTACAACGTACGACATCCGTATGCGCACACCAAACCAGCCGCCCTTTTTGCCGCAGGCTGCGCTGCACACGATAGAGCATTTGTTTGCCACTGCCGCGCGCAACAGCCGCTTTGGCGACCGCGTCATCTACTTTGGGCCTATGGGCTGCCGCACCGGTTTTTATCTGCTTGTGCGCAGCATGAGTCAGCAGGACGCTATCACGCTGATTCAAGAGAGCTTCCAGCAGATCGCCGACTGGAAAGGCGAGATTCCCGGAGCCAAAAAAGCAGAGTGCGGCAATTATCTGGAGCATGACCTTGCAGGCGCAGTAAAAGAGGCGAAGGCCTTTTTGCCGATTATTGCAAAGTGGCAGCCCGCTGACCTTGCGTACCGCCCGTAA
- a CDS encoding RluA family pseudouridine synthase has protein sequence MREISFTVPKTHEGVRVRGFLRGYCGVSARLLAQCKRVENGITVGGIQKIATDKLHTGEVLTLRLPQEREKAELHPNGAPPLSVLYEDASVLAADKPAGMIIYARAGQLSGTLRDVALAYFQQHGEAPAFHPLYRLDRDTTGLVLLAKDRYAACAVPPTVQKTYWAVCEGMLSGQGTVREPLGPVPGSKVKQQVCAEGRPAVTHWRAVGSANGHTLVCCVLETGRTHQIRVHMAYLGHPLAGDDFYGGSRQLIGRQALHCAGAHFVSPAAGEQTVSAPFPADFSALLCELGLSCPACR, from the coding sequence ATGCGCGAAATTTCTTTTACAGTACCGAAAACTCATGAAGGGGTGCGCGTGCGGGGTTTCCTGCGCGGATACTGCGGGGTTTCCGCGCGGCTGCTGGCACAGTGCAAGCGTGTTGAAAACGGCATCACGGTAGGGGGCATACAGAAAATCGCCACAGATAAACTGCATACAGGAGAAGTGCTGACTCTGCGCCTGCCGCAGGAGCGCGAAAAGGCAGAGCTGCACCCCAACGGAGCGCCGCCGCTTTCGGTTTTGTATGAGGATGCCTCTGTGCTTGCGGCGGATAAGCCGGCCGGCATGATTATTTATGCACGCGCGGGGCAGCTGAGCGGCACACTGCGAGATGTAGCGCTTGCTTATTTTCAACAGCACGGCGAAGCCCCGGCTTTTCACCCGCTCTACCGCCTGGACCGCGATACGACCGGCTTGGTTCTGCTGGCTAAAGACCGCTATGCTGCTTGTGCGGTCCCGCCTACGGTACAGAAAACCTACTGGGCTGTTTGCGAAGGCATGCTGAGTGGCCAGGGAACGGTGCGCGAGCCGCTTGGTCCAGTGCCCGGCAGCAAAGTAAAACAACAGGTTTGTGCAGAGGGCCGACCGGCAGTAACCCATTGGCGGGCAGTTGGCAGCGCAAACGGCCATACACTGGTGTGCTGCGTTTTAGAGACCGGCCGCACACATCAGATTCGTGTACACATGGCGTACCTTGGTCATCCGCTTGCCGGCGATGACTTTTACGGCGGCAGCAGGCAGCTGATCGGTCGGCAGGCGCTGCACTGTGCAGGTGCGCACTTTGTTTCGCCGGCAGCAGGGGAGCAGACTGTCTCTGCGCCTTTTCCGGCAGATTTTTCGGCTCTGCTGTGTGAGCTGGGGCTTTCCTGCCCGGCGTGCAGGTAG
- a CDS encoding branched-chain amino acid aminotransferase: MQEIRYELTKTPKKKPAPGDPLPFGTIFTDHMFVMDYTVGIGWHDPRIVPYAPLQLDPAAIVLHYAQESFEGMKAYRTPKGDIQLFRPEKNAARFKSTNERMVMPVVPEEDFVTAAKALVKTEKDWVPSQAGESLYIRPFCIATEAHLGVKPSDTYKFMIICCPVAAYYPTGLNPVKIYVEDKYVRATPGGTGYIKCGGNYAASLISQEIAESLGYSQTLWLDGVERKYVEEVGSMNCFFKIDGTIYTAPTVGTVLPGVTRMSCIELLKKWGYEVSEKRLPVVDVMKAAKEGKLEEVFGTGTAAVISPVGELRYKDEVAKINGGNIGEVTQRLYDTLTGIQWGRLPDDMHWITKVC; this comes from the coding sequence ATGCAGGAGATCCGCTATGAACTGACAAAAACGCCAAAGAAGAAACCGGCCCCGGGCGATCCGCTGCCCTTTGGCACCATTTTTACAGACCACATGTTTGTTATGGACTACACCGTCGGCATTGGCTGGCACGATCCCCGCATTGTACCATATGCGCCGCTGCAGCTTGACCCTGCTGCCATTGTTCTGCATTATGCGCAGGAGTCTTTCGAGGGCATGAAAGCTTACCGTACACCCAAGGGCGACATTCAGCTTTTTCGTCCGGAAAAGAACGCTGCGCGCTTTAAATCCACCAACGAGCGCATGGTTATGCCGGTCGTGCCGGAAGAGGACTTTGTTACGGCAGCCAAGGCACTGGTAAAGACCGAAAAAGACTGGGTGCCAAGCCAGGCCGGCGAATCTTTGTACATTCGCCCGTTCTGCATTGCGACCGAGGCTCATTTAGGTGTAAAGCCTTCTGATACTTACAAATTCATGATTATCTGCTGCCCGGTTGCTGCCTATTACCCGACAGGCCTCAACCCGGTCAAGATTTACGTAGAGGACAAATACGTACGCGCAACACCCGGCGGCACAGGCTACATCAAGTGCGGCGGCAACTATGCAGCTTCCCTGATTTCACAGGAGATTGCGGAGTCTTTGGGTTACAGCCAGACTCTTTGGCTTGACGGTGTAGAGCGCAAGTACGTGGAAGAAGTTGGATCTATGAACTGCTTCTTTAAGATTGACGGCACCATTTATACAGCGCCTACTGTTGGTACGGTTCTGCCGGGCGTCACCCGCATGTCCTGTATTGAACTGCTGAAAAAGTGGGGCTATGAAGTTTCTGAAAAACGTCTGCCGGTTGTCGATGTTATGAAAGCGGCAAAAGAGGGCAAACTAGAAGAAGTCTTTGGCACCGGCACCGCGGCTGTCATTTCCCCGGTCGGTGAGCTGCGCTACAAAGATGAGGTCGCCAAAATCAATGGCGGCAACATCGGCGAAGTTACCCAGCGCCTGTACGATACTCTTACGGGTATTCAGTGGGGTCGTCTGCCGGACGACATGCACTGGATCACAAAAGTCTGCTGA